A single Pseudomonas brassicacearum DNA region contains:
- a CDS encoding hydroxymethylglutaryl-CoA synthase, which translates to MNKVGIVSYGAGIPVCRLKVDDVIQVWKNTDLSLVKGQLGVLERAVLQPDEDVITLGVLAAQRALDKAPPCPLEALYLGTCTNPYDSRASAAIILEMLGCGYDAFCADVQFAGKSGTSALQIAYALVASGMVGNALAVGADTINRNTAPGDLTESYAGAGAAALLLGTENVIAHFDASFSCAADVADNIRPQGDRYIRSGMGLGSDKNSIGLEDQTRRAASGLMAKIHAQAGDFDYVVFQQNLVSTPYSLGKHLGFTTAQIEPGIYAQSVGDAGAASPLLGLVNVLDQARPGERILVVSYGFGAGSDAIALTVTDAIEAYQKTNVPLRTLLEDKYYVDYGTSIKYEFKYLRPDYALTAYL; encoded by the coding sequence ATGAATAAAGTAGGAATTGTGAGTTACGGCGCGGGCATCCCGGTCTGCCGGCTCAAGGTGGACGACGTGATCCAGGTGTGGAAAAACACCGATCTGAGCTTGGTAAAGGGTCAATTGGGCGTTCTTGAAAGGGCTGTGCTGCAACCTGACGAAGACGTCATCACCTTGGGCGTGCTCGCCGCCCAACGCGCGCTGGACAAAGCGCCGCCTTGTCCCCTTGAAGCGCTTTATCTTGGCACCTGCACCAATCCTTATGACTCCCGGGCCTCGGCCGCGATCATCCTGGAAATGCTCGGCTGCGGCTACGACGCCTTTTGCGCAGACGTGCAGTTTGCCGGCAAATCAGGCACCAGCGCCCTGCAGATTGCATACGCCCTGGTGGCATCGGGCATGGTGGGCAACGCTTTGGCGGTGGGCGCCGATACGATCAACCGCAACACCGCCCCCGGTGATTTGACAGAATCCTATGCCGGAGCGGGGGCCGCTGCCCTGCTGTTGGGTACAGAAAATGTGATCGCGCATTTTGACGCAAGTTTTTCTTGCGCGGCAGATGTCGCTGACAACATCAGGCCTCAGGGGGATCGCTATATCCGGTCGGGAATGGGACTGGGCTCGGACAAGAACAGCATCGGCCTTGAAGACCAGACTCGTCGTGCCGCCTCGGGATTGATGGCCAAGATCCATGCGCAGGCCGGTGATTTCGATTATGTCGTCTTCCAGCAAAACCTGGTGTCGACCCCCTACTCTCTTGGCAAGCACCTGGGATTCACAACGGCGCAAATCGAACCTGGCATCTATGCCCAGAGTGTCGGTGATGCTGGGGCTGCGAGCCCTTTGCTGGGCTTGGTCAACGTCCTCGATCAAGCGCGTCCCGGTGAAAGAATCCTGGTGGTTTCCTATGGGTTTGGTGCGGGCAGCGATGCCATTGCCTTGACCGTCACCGACGCCATCGAAGCCTATCAAAAGACCAACGTTCCGCTGCGCACGCTGCTGGAGGATAAGTACTACGTGGATTACGGGACGTCGATCAAGTACGAGTTCAAATACTTGCGGCCTGACTATGCCCTGACGGCCTATCTCTGA
- a CDS encoding thiolase family protein gives MCARRVAIVSAAYTPKPGSSRVRQTFKEMIVESAYQALNAIKMHPRELQAVAYGYHGEGISEYGGLGPTISDALGISPAPTFMSTANCTSSSVSFQMAHQMVASGEYDIVLCGGFEKMTDHINYAEYIGSSTECEYDYFLGISHTDAFALATAEYFEKFGYAGREADVLATFGRQMRIYAHNTPTATRYGVPIPSLETLKSSEACGSMLAWGEASGCAILVAEHLVHRYTTQPVFIRGCAYTGVSHYFGTRYHNPTLQFPGLPKDVGMAVSANSMACAEIAYKKAGITAKDIDVAQVYDLLGAGLIQMESMGVCGPGQAGDFVLEGGIALDGQLPLNTDGGNIGRGHASGCDGILHITELFRQLRGESNNQVKGARIGVSQNLGGYAAHNSVIVLSND, from the coding sequence ATGTGCGCACGACGCGTCGCTATCGTTTCGGCTGCCTATACCCCTAAACCGGGCAGTTCCAGGGTTCGTCAGACTTTCAAGGAGATGATCGTCGAGTCCGCCTACCAAGCACTCAACGCCATCAAGATGCATCCGCGCGAACTCCAGGCAGTTGCCTATGGTTACCACGGTGAAGGCATTTCCGAATACGGAGGCCTGGGCCCGACCATTTCCGATGCTTTGGGTATCAGCCCTGCCCCCACGTTCATGAGTACCGCCAACTGCACCAGCAGTTCGGTGTCTTTCCAGATGGCTCACCAAATGGTCGCCTCAGGTGAATACGACATCGTCCTGTGCGGCGGCTTTGAAAAAATGACCGACCACATCAACTATGCCGAATACATTGGCTCCAGCACTGAATGTGAATACGATTATTTTCTAGGCATCTCACACACAGACGCCTTCGCCCTGGCGACCGCCGAATATTTTGAAAAGTTCGGTTATGCAGGACGCGAAGCGGATGTATTGGCGACTTTTGGGCGGCAGATGCGTATCTATGCCCATAACACCCCCACGGCTACCCGTTATGGCGTGCCAATTCCGTCCCTCGAAACACTCAAGAGCAGCGAAGCATGCGGCTCGATGTTGGCCTGGGGTGAAGCCAGCGGCTGCGCCATCCTGGTCGCCGAACACCTTGTGCACCGTTACACGACCCAACCGGTATTTATCCGTGGCTGTGCCTACACCGGCGTATCGCACTATTTCGGCACGCGCTACCACAACCCGACGTTGCAATTTCCGGGGCTGCCAAAAGATGTAGGCATGGCGGTTTCCGCCAACTCGATGGCCTGCGCCGAAATCGCCTACAAAAAAGCCGGTATCACCGCAAAGGATATCGACGTGGCGCAAGTCTATGACTTGCTGGGCGCCGGGTTGATTCAAATGGAGTCCATGGGCGTATGTGGTCCAGGCCAGGCAGGCGACTTTGTATTGGAAGGCGGTATCGCCCTTGATGGGCAACTTCCCCTGAACACTGACGGCGGCAATATCGGACGCGGCCACGCCTCCGGTTGCGATGGGATTTTGCACATTACTGAATTGTTCCGACAGCTTCGCGGCGAGTCCAACAACCAAGTCAAAGGCGCCCGTATCGGTGTCTCGCAAAACCTGGGCGGTTACGCCGCGCACAACAGTGTCATTGTGCTTTCCAACGATTAA
- a CDS encoding type III polyketide synthase: MSTLCKPSLLFPQYKITQQQMIEHLEQLHDDHPRMALAKRMIQNTQVNERHLVLPIDELAVHTGFTHRSIVYEREARRMSSIAARQAIENAGLTIDDIRMVAVTSCTGFMMPSLTAHLINDLGLRTSTVQLPIAQLGCVAGAAAINRANDFASRAPDNHVLIVSLEFSSLCYQPQDTKLHAFISAALFGDAVSACVMRADDQAPGFKIAKTGSYFLPDSEHYIKYDVKDSGFHFTLDKAVMNSIKDVAPMMEELNYETFNQHCAQNDFFIFHTGGRKILDELVLQLDLEAGRVAQSRDSLSEAGNIASVVVFDVLKRQFDSGLVDGATGMLAAFGPGFTAEMAAGTWVA; the protein is encoded by the coding sequence ATGTCTACTCTTTGCAAACCCAGTCTGTTGTTTCCGCAATACAAGATCACCCAGCAACAAATGATCGAGCATCTAGAGCAGTTGCATGATGATCACCCACGAATGGCACTTGCCAAACGAATGATTCAAAACACACAGGTGAACGAACGGCACCTGGTCCTGCCTATCGATGAACTGGCGGTGCATACCGGCTTCACCCACCGCAGCATCGTTTATGAGCGCGAAGCCCGCCGCATGTCATCCATCGCGGCGCGCCAAGCCATTGAGAACGCCGGGCTGACTATCGACGACATTCGCATGGTCGCCGTGACATCGTGCACGGGTTTCATGATGCCTTCGCTGACGGCCCACTTGATCAATGACCTGGGCCTGCGAACGTCGACCGTACAACTGCCCATCGCGCAATTGGGCTGTGTAGCAGGCGCTGCGGCGATCAATCGTGCCAATGATTTTGCCAGCCGGGCGCCGGACAACCATGTTCTTATCGTCTCCCTGGAGTTTTCGTCGCTCTGCTATCAACCCCAGGACACCAAGTTGCACGCGTTCATATCGGCGGCGTTATTCGGCGATGCCGTATCGGCCTGCGTCATGCGCGCCGATGACCAGGCGCCTGGTTTCAAGATCGCCAAGACCGGGTCTTACTTCCTGCCAGACAGCGAGCACTACATTAAATACGACGTTAAAGACAGTGGCTTTCACTTTACCCTGGACAAGGCTGTGATGAACTCCATTAAAGATGTCGCACCGATGATGGAGGAATTGAACTACGAGACCTTCAATCAACATTGCGCTCAAAATGACTTTTTCATCTTCCATACCGGCGGACGGAAAATTCTTGATGAACTGGTCCTGCAACTGGACCTGGAAGCGGGCCGGGTCGCGCAGTCTCGCGACAGTTTGAGTGAAGCCGGGAACATCGCCAGCGTGGTGGTCTTCGATGTGCTCAAGCGCCAGTTTGACAGCGGGCTTGTCGATGGCGCGACGGGCATGCTGGCGGCCTTCGGCCCCGGTTTCACCGCTGAAATGGCCGCGGGCACTTGGGTCGCCTGA
- a CDS encoding DoxX family protein, which produces MTTQDLPSLRYAVATMTARVARLEPYLYAMLRIVFAGVLFTHGLPKVLRTAHGSMADPMTASINLIQNVMGLPLAAQLAFLVMLLETVGALMLAMGLGTRLVALLIAIEMVAISYALGPTWPWIDRGIEFPVLMGFLALYIVARGGGAYSLDTRQR; this is translated from the coding sequence ATGACAACTCAAGATCTACCATCACTGCGCTACGCGGTGGCCACGATGACTGCACGAGTCGCCCGCTTGGAACCTTACCTGTACGCCATGCTGCGGATCGTCTTCGCCGGGGTCCTGTTTACCCACGGCTTGCCGAAGGTTCTGCGCACCGCCCATGGATCGATGGCTGATCCAATGACCGCGTCGATCAACCTCATCCAGAACGTGATGGGGCTGCCTTTGGCTGCGCAGCTTGCCTTCCTGGTCATGCTCCTGGAGACAGTCGGTGCGCTCATGCTGGCGATGGGGCTTGGCACGCGACTCGTCGCACTGCTGATTGCCATTGAGATGGTCGCAATCAGCTACGCACTGGGACCGACCTGGCCCTGGATAGATCGAGGCATCGAGTTTCCTGTGCTGATGGGATTTCTTGCCCTCTACATCGTCGCGCGCGGCGGCGGTGCCTACTCATTGGACACGCGCCAGCGGTAA
- a CDS encoding Zn-ribbon domain-containing OB-fold protein: protein MSLYPEQIHRMTTASMLREWREHGGKYRLEGSRCQDCEEIFFPRRTVCGACNSLNVEPYRCARTGTIQVSAHAENPILAAMGYGETVPRFMAMVRLDDGLVIASEIVDVIDPRQVVSGAPVRMVIRKHVRESNLAWQYAYKFVLVK from the coding sequence ATGTCCCTTTACCCTGAACAGATTCACCGCATGACCACCGCCAGCATGTTGCGCGAATGGCGCGAGCATGGCGGCAAATACCGTCTCGAAGGCAGTCGCTGCCAGGATTGCGAAGAAATTTTCTTCCCACGGCGCACCGTCTGCGGCGCGTGCAATTCGTTGAATGTAGAACCGTATCGCTGCGCACGCACCGGCACCATCCAAGTCAGCGCCCATGCCGAGAATCCGATACTGGCAGCCATGGGCTATGGCGAAACCGTGCCCCGCTTCATGGCGATGGTGCGTCTGGATGATGGCCTGGTGATTGCCTCGGAAATCGTTGATGTCATCGATCCCCGGCAAGTCGTCAGCGGTGCGCCCGTGCGCATGGTTATTCGCAAACATGTCCGGGAAAGCAACTTGGCCTGGCAATATGCCTATAAGTTTGTATTGGTGAAATAA
- the phlG gene encoding 2,4-diacetylphloroglucinol hydrolase: protein MEARVMTPFTYFSLPMQKQFLANQRAIQGKPYADFFRSKISVPLSAVEKIQQGPMPLADTLTPSVEDLNRMLAADFISEEAGYALLPGPMAYVQSRKFFPNCTAEMLKWWFMWHPLEAERYTLWFPYAHVENPCVHHERLLDNTLSFEERLYGNTFCASEYVGDRLMHLHIDFRDPCELGFCPDLYRESNIDGSVSALMSLAHEPQVPVSLMAHLFKECPEGLYLTSRYWVGSHPAMQRFPGAERAAQLLEENGLGEVELETLAYEFAVHDLCEFNHLASILPSLHAQFSGAK from the coding sequence ATGGAAGCGCGCGTAATGACACCTTTCACCTACTTCTCATTGCCAATGCAGAAGCAGTTCCTGGCCAATCAGCGGGCCATCCAAGGCAAACCCTACGCCGACTTTTTCCGCTCCAAGATCAGCGTGCCGCTCAGTGCCGTCGAAAAAATACAGCAAGGCCCCATGCCCCTGGCTGACACCTTGACGCCCAGCGTTGAAGACCTTAACCGCATGCTCGCCGCCGATTTCATTAGCGAAGAGGCCGGTTACGCCCTGCTGCCAGGGCCGATGGCCTACGTGCAAAGTCGCAAGTTTTTCCCCAACTGCACAGCCGAGATGCTCAAGTGGTGGTTCATGTGGCACCCACTGGAGGCTGAACGCTACACCCTGTGGTTTCCTTATGCCCATGTGGAAAATCCCTGCGTTCATCACGAACGCCTTCTCGACAATACCCTGAGCTTCGAGGAGCGTTTATATGGCAATACCTTTTGCGCCTCTGAGTACGTCGGTGACCGCCTTATGCACCTGCACATCGATTTCAGGGACCCCTGCGAGCTGGGCTTCTGTCCGGACCTGTACCGCGAATCCAACATAGACGGCAGCGTCAGCGCCTTGATGAGCCTGGCCCACGAACCGCAAGTGCCAGTGTCATTGATGGCGCACTTGTTCAAGGAATGCCCGGAGGGTTTGTACCTGACGAGCCGTTACTGGGTCGGCAGCCACCCTGCGATGCAGCGTTTTCCAGGCGCCGAGCGAGCCGCTCAGCTACTGGAAGAAAACGGTCTGGGGGAAGTGGAGCTGGAAACCCTGGCTTATGAATTTGCAGTGCATGACTTGTGTGAGTTCAACCACCTGGCCAGCATCCTGCCGAGCCTTCATGCACAATTCAGTGGCGCAAAGTAA
- a CDS encoding TetR/AcrR family transcriptional regulator, which yields MDNAIGKPSLPRASRLDGQATRLQILEKAGELFAEQGLANTTSKQICERSQANSAAVNYHFVNKEGLYRAVLLEAHARLVRMETLVSLNERPGTPQDKLRALITVLVERLHDHPDGWALKVLTREVLSPSPEFEVVLKEQSFPKAHILRGLLGQIMNLPADHPTTLRSAISVFAPCLFLLIAHQPLKQHVLQGLNLEPQGLIDHMMSYALGGLQAVAATAHDATN from the coding sequence ATGGACAATGCCATTGGCAAGCCTTCCCTGCCTCGCGCTTCGCGGCTCGATGGGCAGGCAACGCGGTTGCAGATTCTGGAAAAAGCGGGTGAGCTGTTTGCCGAACAGGGCTTGGCCAACACCACCAGCAAGCAGATTTGCGAACGTTCGCAAGCCAACAGTGCGGCGGTGAATTACCACTTCGTAAACAAAGAGGGCCTGTACCGCGCGGTATTGCTCGAAGCCCACGCTCGGTTGGTGCGGATGGAAACACTGGTTTCGCTTAACGAGCGGCCAGGTACACCGCAAGACAAATTGCGTGCGCTCATCACCGTGTTGGTCGAACGCCTGCACGACCATCCGGATGGCTGGGCGCTGAAAGTGCTCACGCGCGAAGTGCTTTCGCCTTCTCCCGAGTTTGAGGTGGTGCTCAAGGAGCAGTCGTTTCCCAAGGCGCACATCCTGCGTGGGTTGCTTGGACAAATCATGAATTTGCCTGCGGATCACCCGACAACGTTGCGCAGCGCCATCAGCGTTTTCGCCCCCTGTCTTTTTTTGCTGATAGCCCATCAGCCGTTAAAACAGCATGTACTGCAAGGCTTGAATCTCGAGCCGCAGGGTTTGATAGATCACATGATGAGTTATGCCCTTGGTGGGCTCCAGGCCGTGGCGGCGACTGCGCACGATGCTACGAACTGA
- a CDS encoding tautomerase family protein has translation MPFANYKFPEGILDHARKEEIIHRTTEMFVEYFGEGVRPFTMVLVEEVADGGWGRADETLTLAKMGLPAKGQ, from the coding sequence ATGCCATTTGCCAACTACAAATTCCCCGAAGGAATCCTGGACCACGCCCGCAAGGAAGAGATCATCCATCGCACCACAGAAATGTTCGTCGAGTACTTTGGCGAGGGGGTCCGTCCGTTCACTATGGTCCTGGTCGAAGAGGTTGCAGACGGCGGCTGGGGGCGCGCCGATGAAACGTTGACACTGGCGAAGATGGGGCTGCCCGCCAAAGGACAATAG
- a CDS encoding MFS transporter yields MKYLVARPWGGYERRMITLLSLSFGLVGLDRFIIMPLFPVIMHDLALDYQDLSMLSAILAFAWGGSALFMGAAIRVLGPKKLLVLSITLLSLLAGASALITSLVGLVLLRALMGVCEGAFTPVSIIVTDEVSQPCRRGLNLGIQQALFPIIGLCLGPLLAGVLLEVFGSWRAVFAIISLPGLLVAWYLYRTYQPTQMPGTASIAHTSKSQWRTALSSGNVRLNIALMLCILTCQFVLCALLPSYLTDILHLSNFSMAMIISAIGLGGFFGQLVIPGLSDQLGRKPVVSTCFMISALLVGLLIISPPLPWLLFLQLFFLSFINFSLICITVGPLTSESVPPSLLATATGLVVGCGEILGGGVAPVFAGYIAMTWGLTAILFLALAGSVTGGLLSLWLKEANPAFSRLKDYAPLSARLTLEDK; encoded by the coding sequence ATGAAGTATCTGGTCGCTCGACCTTGGGGTGGCTATGAAAGACGCATGATCACGCTTCTATCGCTGAGCTTCGGGCTGGTAGGACTGGACAGGTTCATTATCATGCCACTGTTCCCGGTGATCATGCATGACTTGGCCCTGGACTATCAGGACTTGAGCATGTTGTCGGCCATCCTGGCATTTGCATGGGGAGGCTCAGCTTTGTTCATGGGCGCCGCCATCAGGGTACTGGGCCCCAAGAAGTTGCTGGTGCTGTCGATCACCTTGCTATCCCTGCTGGCCGGTGCGTCGGCATTGATCACCAGCCTGGTGGGCCTGGTGCTCTTGCGTGCCTTGATGGGCGTCTGTGAAGGTGCCTTCACTCCCGTCAGTATCATTGTCACCGATGAAGTCTCGCAGCCTTGCCGGCGCGGACTCAATCTAGGTATTCAACAGGCCTTGTTCCCCATCATCGGCCTGTGCCTCGGACCGCTGCTGGCAGGTGTCCTGCTTGAAGTGTTCGGATCCTGGCGCGCCGTATTCGCCATCATTTCGTTACCCGGCCTGTTAGTGGCCTGGTACCTGTATAGAACCTATCAACCGACCCAGATGCCCGGCACGGCGTCGATTGCACATACCTCCAAAAGCCAGTGGAGGACGGCCCTGTCCAGCGGGAATGTGCGGCTCAATATTGCCTTGATGCTTTGCATACTGACGTGCCAGTTCGTTCTGTGTGCCCTGCTCCCCAGCTACCTGACAGACATTCTGCACCTGAGCAACTTCTCCATGGCCATGATCATTTCTGCCATTGGCCTGGGTGGTTTTTTTGGCCAGTTGGTCATTCCCGGCCTGTCCGACCAACTGGGTCGCAAGCCCGTGGTTTCCACCTGCTTCATGATCAGCGCGCTGTTGGTGGGTTTATTGATCATCAGCCCACCGCTGCCCTGGCTACTGTTCCTTCAATTATTTTTCTTGTCCTTTATCAACTTCAGCCTGATCTGCATAACGGTCGGCCCACTGACCAGCGAGTCAGTGCCGCCCAGTTTATTGGCCACCGCGACGGGCCTGGTGGTGGGCTGTGGAGAGATTCTCGGAGGGGGCGTCGCGCCTGTCTTCGCCGGCTACATCGCCATGACGTGGGGACTCACCGCAATACTGTTCCTGGCACTGGCCGGAAGTGTCACGGGGGGCTTGCTGTCCTTATGGCTCAAAGAGGCAAACCCGGCTTTCAGCCGACTCAAGGACTACGCCCCCCTGTCCGCACGCTTGACCCTGGAGGATAAGTGA
- a CDS encoding TetR/AcrR family transcriptional regulator, protein MARKPSRSSIGSLRSPHTHKAIIISAIETLKECGYSGLSIEAVARRAGASKPTIYRWWGNKAALIAEVYESESEQIRKEPDKGSFKENLNFLLLNLWKVWRETICGEAFRCVIAEAQLDPSTLPKLKDEFMERRRELPRKLVENAIQQGELPKDTSRELLLDMIFGFCWYRLLTEQLEVEADINEFTTLLMNGVLRTNSAAVQGAAEA, encoded by the coding sequence ATGGCCCGTAAACCATCTCGGAGCTCCATTGGCTCATTGAGGAGCCCTCACACGCACAAAGCGATCATTATTTCTGCCATAGAAACACTCAAGGAGTGCGGTTATTCGGGGTTGAGCATCGAGGCTGTGGCCCGCCGTGCTGGCGCCAGTAAACCGACAATCTACCGATGGTGGGGTAACAAGGCAGCCTTGATCGCCGAGGTCTACGAGAGTGAAAGCGAGCAGATTCGAAAAGAGCCTGATAAAGGCTCCTTCAAGGAGAACCTCAATTTCTTGCTGCTCAATCTCTGGAAGGTCTGGCGAGAAACGATTTGCGGGGAGGCTTTTCGGTGTGTCATTGCTGAGGCCCAACTCGATCCCAGCACGCTGCCCAAACTGAAAGACGAATTCATGGAACGACGTAGGGAGTTGCCTCGCAAGCTGGTGGAAAATGCCATTCAGCAAGGCGAGTTGCCCAAGGATACGTCGCGTGAATTGCTCCTGGACATGATCTTCGGGTTTTGCTGGTACCGGCTGTTGACCGAGCAGTTGGAGGTGGAAGCGGATATCAATGAATTCACGACACTTCTGATGAACGGGGTACTGCGCACGAATTCGGCAGCGGTTCAGGGCGCCGCCGAAGCCTGA